One window of the Marinilactibacillus sp. Marseille-P9653 genome contains the following:
- a CDS encoding ROK family protein, which translates to MKNYLIYDVGGSSIKYAVMNEEEILTTGKMKTPTKNMEDFIDTIVEIYSEFKSDVSGVAFSMPGIIDSDRGYAVHGGSLEFIHQINLKEMFEEKIDQTLVIENDGKSAALGEVWKGKLQGIKDGIALIIGTGIGGGIIANGQLIKGHHLAAGEFSTIRTDGQLPLSKEKIFANKGSAVKLVKRAAKALGEDPEHYSGVEFFKEIKAGNQKAEQLFSQYCQTIAAQIMNFQTMFDPEVIVIGGGMSEEPLFVEGIQRAVDHLFAEDFMTEINGFQAKVVQSELGNEANLYGALYQYLLKTNQKKI; encoded by the coding sequence ATGAAGAACTATTTAATATATGACGTAGGCGGCTCTTCAATCAAATATGCCGTAATGAATGAAGAAGAGATTTTAACTACAGGCAAGATGAAGACTCCTACAAAAAATATGGAAGATTTTATAGACACCATCGTAGAGATTTACAGCGAGTTCAAAAGCGATGTCTCTGGAGTGGCTTTTAGCATGCCTGGAATCATCGATTCAGATAGAGGTTATGCTGTTCATGGAGGATCACTTGAGTTTATTCATCAAATAAATTTGAAAGAAATGTTTGAAGAAAAAATTGATCAGACCCTCGTGATCGAAAATGATGGTAAGAGTGCTGCTCTTGGAGAAGTATGGAAAGGGAAACTACAGGGGATAAAAGATGGTATTGCATTGATTATTGGAACAGGGATTGGAGGGGGCATTATCGCTAACGGCCAATTGATTAAAGGACATCATTTAGCAGCTGGGGAATTTTCCACAATCAGAACGGATGGACAGTTGCCACTATCTAAAGAGAAGATATTTGCGAATAAAGGTAGCGCAGTGAAACTGGTGAAGCGAGCCGCTAAAGCTCTTGGAGAAGATCCAGAACACTATTCTGGGGTAGAATTTTTCAAAGAAATCAAAGCAGGCAATCAAAAAGCGGAGCAGCTATTTTCACAATATTGTCAGACTATTGCTGCTCAGATTATGAATTTCCAAACCATGTTTGATCCTGAAGTGATTGTGATTGGAGGCGGTATGAGTGAAGAACCGCTATTTGTTGAAGGGATTCAGCGTGCGGTTGATCACTTATTTGCTGAAGATTTTATGACGGAAATTAACGGATTTCAAGCAAAAGTTGTTCAAAGTGAGTTGGGGAATGAGGCGAATCTGTATGGAGCACTGTACCAATACCTGTTGAAAACAAATCAAAAAAAGATATAG
- a CDS encoding carbon-nitrogen family hydrolase — protein sequence MKISAIQMDLAFNDPDKNEEKIERLVEDVIQKESPDTIVLPEMWNLSFYPKDVKENADKEGIRSKALLSRLSKTYQVNIVGGTVATISNGQLFNSSYQYDRMGQLIHTYHKVHLFSPSKEDKVFTPGHELGLFELDGVKVGIATCYDLRFVEWIRLLALEEIEILFVPAAWPHPRVSHWQTLLKARAIENQLFVVGVNSVGKANELTFCGHSVILDPLGEALAESAEEATVLTAELDLSHRKEIKTQINVFKDRRPELYQIKKKP from the coding sequence ATGAAAATCAGTGCGATTCAAATGGATCTTGCATTCAATGATCCAGACAAAAATGAAGAAAAAATCGAGCGGCTCGTGGAAGACGTTATTCAAAAAGAGTCTCCAGATACAATTGTGCTTCCTGAAATGTGGAACCTTTCTTTCTATCCTAAAGACGTTAAAGAGAACGCTGATAAAGAAGGTATAAGGTCAAAAGCGCTGCTTAGTAGATTAAGTAAAACATATCAAGTCAATATTGTAGGCGGCACTGTCGCGACGATTTCTAACGGACAACTATTTAATTCAAGTTATCAGTACGACCGAATGGGTCAACTGATTCATACCTACCATAAAGTGCACTTATTTTCACCATCCAAAGAAGATAAAGTCTTTACACCAGGTCATGAACTCGGTCTATTTGAATTAGACGGCGTTAAAGTAGGCATAGCAACTTGTTATGATCTAAGATTTGTTGAATGGATTCGTTTACTAGCGCTTGAGGAAATCGAAATTTTGTTTGTTCCTGCAGCTTGGCCACACCCAAGGGTCAGCCACTGGCAAACATTACTGAAAGCTCGAGCAATCGAAAATCAGTTGTTCGTTGTAGGTGTAAATAGTGTGGGTAAAGCGAACGAGTTGACATTTTGTGGACATTCGGTGATTTTGGATCCGTTAGGAGAAGCTTTAGCTGAAAGTGCAGAAGAAGCAACCGTTCTGACTGCTGAATTAGATTTGAGTCATCGAAAAGAAATCAAAACACAAATCAATGTGTTCAAAGACCGCAGACCAGAGTTATACCAAATCAAAAAGAAACCGTGA
- a CDS encoding CAP domain-containing protein, which yields MKYIRKLIVLVLAVILGFWLASTNALQNTMVGNWLDTIVRFIPAPDDWSNLSLQNPEQLVKRFAPEEQPNESQVSSVTQERSSDLDYDVVENRILTLLNALREEKQVSTLTSNETLREVANIRAIETETLFSHTRPDGSDTFSVFEEEGISYPYTIVGENLGMATNYLDETAMAELLFNGWVESEGHYENMIRPEFQEVGIGVHYDGEFLYATQIFGTPQ from the coding sequence ATGAAGTATATTAGAAAATTAATCGTACTGGTATTAGCCGTCATTCTAGGATTCTGGCTAGCGTCTACCAACGCTTTGCAAAATACAATGGTAGGAAATTGGCTTGATACTATCGTGCGCTTTATTCCAGCTCCAGATGACTGGTCAAACTTAAGTCTGCAAAACCCGGAGCAGCTTGTTAAACGATTCGCTCCTGAAGAACAACCAAATGAAAGCCAAGTCTCGTCTGTCACTCAAGAACGCTCTTCTGATCTTGATTATGATGTTGTAGAAAACAGAATTCTAACTTTATTGAATGCATTACGTGAAGAAAAACAAGTTTCTACACTCACTTCAAATGAGACCTTAAGAGAAGTAGCCAACATTAGAGCGATTGAAACGGAGACGTTATTCTCTCATACTCGTCCAGATGGTTCAGATACCTTCTCAGTTTTTGAGGAAGAAGGGATTTCTTATCCATATACAATTGTCGGTGAGAATTTAGGTATGGCAACGAACTACCTAGACGAAACGGCTATGGCAGAACTTTTATTCAATGGCTGGGTAGAAAGTGAAGGTCATTATGAAAATATGATTCGTCCAGAATTTCAAGAAGTTGGCATCGGTGTTCATTATGACGGAGAATTCCTCTATGCAACGCAGATTTTTGGTACTCCACAATAG
- a CDS encoding MATE family efflux transporter encodes MKNMKSNKLGTMPMNRLVLNLSLPMMISMLIQSLYNVVDSMFVAQISEEALAALSLAYPIQMLMIAIQVGAGVGMNAEMSRRLGEENRELASETANNGVFLGVVHYIIFLVLGLTLVRPFFEAQTDNPEIIQYGIEYTVIITTFSIGKFMQFVYERSLQATGRTFYTMITQGTGAILNIALDPILIFGLFGVPALGVYGAAIATVAAQLISALLAFYFNAKFNDDIDMQYKGFRPNFKVIKRIYAIGVPSMIMTSITSVVTLLLNNILLQFTPTATAVYGVYIKLQGFAFMPVFGLNNGMIPIVSYNYGARNKKRMISAIKICLIYAMSMMLMGTILFQAFPEQLLALFNASDEMTAIGVSALRTISISFVLAGFSIIIGTVFQALGNGMLSLWVNVIRQLVVLVPVAYVLSLSGDVHSVWWSIVISEAVAVVFSVIVMRYVYNKKIRPMSDNEPLNPERFANEQV; translated from the coding sequence ATGAAAAATATGAAATCGAACAAATTAGGCACGATGCCGATGAATCGTCTTGTGCTGAATCTTTCTTTACCGATGATGATCTCGATGTTGATACAATCTCTTTACAACGTTGTGGATAGTATGTTTGTGGCTCAAATCAGTGAAGAAGCACTTGCAGCACTGTCTCTAGCTTATCCCATTCAGATGCTGATGATTGCGATCCAAGTAGGGGCAGGAGTCGGTATGAATGCAGAAATGTCTAGACGTCTAGGCGAAGAGAATAGAGAATTGGCCAGTGAGACAGCAAACAATGGTGTATTTTTAGGAGTCGTTCACTATATCATTTTTCTTGTACTAGGACTTACACTAGTACGACCGTTTTTTGAAGCTCAAACAGATAATCCGGAAATTATTCAGTACGGAATAGAATATACCGTTATTATTACAACTTTCTCAATTGGTAAGTTCATGCAATTTGTTTATGAGAGATCACTTCAGGCAACGGGTCGAACATTTTATACAATGATCACCCAAGGAACTGGCGCAATTTTAAATATTGCATTGGATCCAATCTTGATTTTTGGCTTATTCGGTGTTCCGGCATTAGGTGTCTACGGTGCAGCAATCGCTACCGTTGCCGCTCAACTCATCTCTGCACTATTGGCTTTTTATTTTAATGCTAAATTCAACGATGATATTGATATGCAGTACAAAGGGTTCAGACCCAATTTTAAGGTCATCAAGCGGATTTATGCTATTGGTGTACCTTCTATGATCATGACATCCATCACTTCTGTAGTAACACTTCTATTAAACAATATTCTCTTACAGTTCACACCTACAGCTACAGCGGTTTATGGTGTCTACATTAAACTTCAAGGCTTTGCTTTCATGCCAGTTTTTGGACTGAATAACGGTATGATCCCAATTGTTTCTTATAATTATGGGGCTCGAAACAAGAAAAGAATGATTAGTGCTATTAAAATTTGTCTGATCTATGCCATGAGCATGATGCTAATGGGCACGATATTGTTCCAAGCCTTTCCTGAACAATTACTAGCGTTGTTTAATGCGTCAGATGAAATGACAGCGATTGGTGTTTCTGCGCTTCGAACGATTAGTATTAGTTTCGTGCTAGCAGGCTTTAGTATTATTATAGGGACAGTCTTCCAAGCGCTAGGGAATGGTATGCTCAGCTTATGGGTAAACGTGATTAGACAACTCGTTGTACTCGTACCAGTAGCTTACGTGCTCTCGCTTTCTGGAGATGTACATTCTGTCTGGTGGTCGATTGTGATATCAGAAGCTGTGGCTGTGGTCTTTTCAGTTATTGTTATGCGCTATGTCTACAATAAGAAAATTCGTCCGATGTCTGACAACGAACCATTGA